A window of the Fusarium poae strain DAOMC 252244 chromosome 3, whole genome shotgun sequence genome harbors these coding sequences:
- a CDS encoding hypothetical protein (TransMembrane:2 (o1266-1287i1308-1327o)~BUSCO:246at5125), which translates to MDSAPLVTDDLLDPPPRIYERLRQIAGYTWDENQLPFHSSYDYWHVVGTRFVSSVPSPSSSHNASSPGSALRLYSGRPSPSEPYAPISNTDGYDTQAITPPASSSSNNPNDAPYIEEKVVARLSYHALREERAFHIARSLIANSDLTGQHIVKPLDLIRLNPLPGDRAQVVVAIYQHPGPNYLLEVLDMGPAFYRARTHGETFTSLRKNEPELHDPISLQYFLDFAIGAAQCLELLHHNLGMIHGEIRGDAFHFNVETGQVKVMSFGSGVRSFEHGLTSTGWSTLSKELGARNKLLYISPEQTGRMPAEPDSRTDIYSLGVLFWTLLTQRPVFEGDTPLDIVQGVLGRRIPNVSTVRLDVPDVIGRIIQRCTAKNVTDRYHSASGLRYDLAKVQEFLGDGDWLALKEWRIGTRDVSSFFMLPAIMIGRQQEQAELSKVIDRVAKSHAMSLKGNTNRFSDGSTLSNDVAAFDDISSEGASSVDGTNYRSGSFTHTAPSETKIAKTSFNPLYSDTQTVSGDTIASSPSGTLPRVARPWERHQSISIETRSLVESSGPDSQTRHSMVESTASSLSRQLGSAKFRRRDYCEVVTIEGAGGLGKSCLVQSVLADARRRGYCATAKFDTARRTAFGPLLKLLSSLFKQVWGERNTETPFHQGLKQFVRPVWPMLHRLLGLPEFLLGPPETTIGRSISSSLQFSSSKGSVRSGLKRRGSSPGGSPKLVARNPSVASQSSSDFLRTGTSTKTMRLMNIFLDVLRVFTAHKFICFCLDDLHFADDESMELISQIIASRMKMVIIMTYRTEEITWEKIQSMIHLPENEEFPRSGSPLITRIALSPLTEDDIVQYVSTTLCRPKEEVLPLALVLQSKTAGNPFYMREMLSACHRKKCIWYDYRDSQWHYDLDRLFEQFQGEKDYDTLDTAFITHRLSELPAAARTLLAWAALIGNSFSFELICRLMSGEFDYHDDRGACCAKFTHKSYSQGEAIAGLQAAIQAYIIVPSETDDRFRFAHDRYIHASADLQECNSRKMHFIIVQTLQKYHGSEIKQLDNIASHICAAVDIIQRKISNRRQYRNLLTSCAQDAAESGAKPTAAKYYKTAVSLLQDDPWTEGREDVSYDETMQLYLRTAECYLYMGNYMAANDILSTIFANGKSPFDKAPAYVLQSRICAQSGDSVAALASLKDCLVGLQVTVDDEPSFKKCDDKFERLSIQIQTMGQEKLLNYEQAADANVASIGAVLSETVSAAWWSDSLRFYHLSLMMVEMHLERGAYPQSGMAFLYLAMIALSRFNMTQFAVDLSNTSQDLLYQSRDPFFLARGLMLYSMCVGHVHLTMPMICAQMEDAVEYASVAGDRQSIIMSYGVSAIFKFFGGENCADLEGFCQYGCEEIPNWYSDSRGGSVLIAVKQLCRALQGKTRTANALEVMNDETHNAENYKDWLASCNSKSNRSITFYESFEIIPLFLYGHYERAVEIGGHAIDQLSMLWSSYNSRVILLFYGLARAGYLLQKIQLPCSPDETFSSQVEEVIRELRRYAKMMDEWCTLSDINYLSWMKFLQAQIEELSGNYGNAIMNYECALDHATEHDSIFDEALGNYLMAGMFIRRSARRSARAALLEAVGLFRQMGAVGVSKAVEEEHSLLLHGPTRNQRTTDTGVQTDFVADTASVQYRTVEAEDGGDLTRIPSNTMNMPDLNKGERIGAWRGSMNIQAEPGVGLPALDMIDLHAILVSSQVISSVLQVDELLKTMCDVILQTCGGSATLAAIVVQENDMDTWCVAASGDPERGASAHIPGIPLSGTSLIAENVVLYSTRFLESVFVPDLVSDERFGNVNDSWLQRNPVGKSIIAIPICHGNKPLLGVLYLEGEPGAFTDRNVTVLQLLVNQIGISYSNALAMKNVEKISAENRSMVAVQKRALAKALEAETKAKNAEAEAKRNVKLAEEAAKAKSIFLANVSHELRTPLNGVIGNSELLRDSDLNRDQLEMADSIRVSADLLLTVINDILDFSKMEADKMKLYIIAFNPEDMVREVVRAVSYSNREKTSKKNVKIVQNINLPPMLIYGDPIRLHQVLGNLIGNSLKFTEDGSITIGARLDKETQEHATLTFWVRDTGIGIPPQQLAKLFQPFSQADASTARKYGGSGLGLSICKSLIETMMKGKIRLESEENVGTTAWFTVTFEKAKPDVAAGDVQTKATSSTDRYFAAASPVERAESPNPYLDLSKVPKDEIRICVAEDNPINQKIAIQYVQRLGYKGVEAYDNGLKAVEGLRQKAKEGRPYHVVLMDVQMPVLDGYEATKLIRKDSLDAVRTILVIAMTASAIQGDREKCLAAGMNDYLAKPVRSEILKRKLDAYLCIEHAPPKPEPSPPVPQGSTPSPHTLARDPTTKSNLSFVLPSPVVKPSVGTRGPSNASPDPMQEEAVFNQPVDQTALQAQESPVYGKEQREPSPLAIQDSAPPSTSTAAPSRMSSDDRSIDTASIADSSTSQSQKRFPRKLTKQRRSSESNSERPFLTGFSNDKSRSVLKKPQRQSTTNLVEEGQKAENSSFTSGKDSSKRSSLTSSASSLKDRIFPH; encoded by the exons ATGGACAGTGCTCCGCTCGTTACCGACGACCTTCTCGATCCTCCGCCTCGAATATACGAGCGATTGCGTCAGATAGCTGGATATACTTGGGATGAAAACCAGCTACCCTTCCACTCTTCATATGACTACTG GCATGTTGTTGGCACCCGTTTCGTCTCGTCAGTGCCTTCGCCCTCGAGCTCACACAATGCTTCAAGTCCAGGATCAGCATTGAGGCTGTATTCTGGTCGCCCGTCTCCGTCAGAACCTTACGCCCCAATATCGAATACCGATGGCTACGATACCCAGGCAATTACACCCccagcctcctcctcatcgaaTAACCCAAATGATGCCCCTTATATCGAAGAAAAAGTGGTTGCTCGGCTATCTTACCATGCTTTGCGAGAAGAGCGGGCTTTTCATATCGCCAGAAGCTTAATTGCCAATTCGGACCTGACCGGTCAGCATATTGTCAAACCTCTGGATTTGATTAGGTTAAACCCCCTCCCTGGCGACCGCGCTCAGGTTGTTGTCGCTATATACCAACATCCTGGGCCTAATTACCTGCTGGAGGTGCTCGACATGGGCCCTGCTTTCTACAGGGCTCGTACTCACGGAGAAACCTTCACCTCATTACGAAAGAATGAACCCGAGTTGCACGACCCGATTTCATTACAATACTTTCTTGACTTTGCTATAGGCGCAGCACAATGTCTGGAACTTCTCCACCATAATCTTGGTATGATACACGGCGAGATTCGAGGTGATGCGTTCCACTTCAACGTTGAGACAGGGCAGGTCAAAGTCATGTCTTTTGGATCTGGAGTTCGTTCGTTTGAACATGGCCTGACAAGCACCGGGTGGTCTACTCTTTCGAAAGAACTCGGAGCACGGAACAAGCTGTTATATATAAGCCCCGAACAAACAGGTCGAATGCCCGCGGAGCCAGATAGCCGTACCGATATCTACTCCCTAGGTGTCTTGTTCTGGACCCTATTGACTCAGCGGCCTGTTTTCGAGGGTGACACTCCTCTTGACATTGTACAAGGTGTTCTTGGTCGGAGGATACCAAATGTGTCTACCGTGAGACTCGACGTTCCGGATGTTATTGGAAGGATTATACAACGGTGTACAGCCAAGAATGTCACAGATCGATACCACTCAGCGAGTGGTCTCCGTTATGACTTGGCCAAGGTTCAGGAGTTCCTCGGCGATGGAGACTGGTTGGCACTCAAGGAGTGGAGGATTGGCACAAGGGATGTATCGTCTTTCTTCATGCTTCCTGCCATCATGATTGGTCGTCAACAGGAGCAAGCAGAATTGAGCAAGGTCATTGATCGTGTTGCAAAAAGTCACGCCATGAGCCTCAAGGGAAACACCAATAGATTCTCTGACGGCTCAACCCTCTCAAATGACGTCGCCGCGTTTGACGATATATCTAGCGAAGGAGCAAGCTCTGTAGACGGCACCAACTATCGAAGCGGCTCGTTCACACATACCGCCCCGTCCGAAACCAAAATAGCAAAGACCAGCTTCAACCCGCTATATTCAGATACACAGACGGTTTCTGGCGATACAATCGCATCGTCACCTTCGGGCACACTTCCTCGAGTTGCTAGACCCTGGGAGAGACACCAGTCTATTTCTATTGAAACACGCAGTCTCGTTGAAAGTTCTGGACCCGACTCTCAGACTCGTCACAGTATGGTGGAGTCGACAGCGTCTAGCTTATCAAGACAGCTAGGCTCTGCCAAGTTTCGACGCCGCGATTACTGCGAGGTTGTTACAATTGAAGGCGCAGGTGGACTTGGGAAGAGCTGCCTCGTCCAAAGCGTTCTTGCTGATGCAAGGAGACGAGGTTACTGCGCCACGGCCAAGTTTGACACCGCCAGGAGAACTGCATTTGGACCTCTGCTTAAGCTGCTCTCGTCCCTGTTCAAGCAGGTCTGGGGCGAGAGAAATACTGAGACTCCGTTCCACCAGGGTCTCAAGCAATTCGTTCGTCCTGTTTGGCCCATGTTGCATCGCCTGCTAGGGCTTCCAGAGTTTCTTCTCGGCCCTCCAGAAACCACGATTGGCAGATCGATTTCATCATCTTTACAATTTAGCTCGAGCAAAGGTAGTGTTAGGTCGGGACTGAAGCGCCGAGGATCATCTCCTGGCGGCTCTCCGAAGTTAGTTGCGAGAAACCCCAGTGTCGCTTCGCAATCGTCTTCGGACTTTCTTCGCACTGGCACATCCACTAAGACCATGCGGCTGATGAACATCTTTCTGGATGTACTTCGAGTTTTTACTGCACACAAGTTCATTTGTTTCTGCTTAGACGATCTCCACTTTGCCGATGATGAGTCTATGGAACTGATCTCTCAAATCATCGCTTCACGAATGAAGATGGTTATCATTATGACCTATCGCACTGAAGAAATAACATGGGAGAAGATCCAAAGCATGATTCATCTCCCTGAGAATGAGG AATTTCCTCGCTCTGGCAGCCCTTTAATCACTCGCATCGCACTGTCACCCCTGACCGAAGATGACATAGTTCAATACGTCTCGACAACGCTCTGCCGACCGAAAGAAGAAGTCTTGCCTCTTGCGCTAGTGTTGCAGTCTAAAACGGCAGGTAACCCATTCTATATGAGAGAGATGCTGAGTGCTTGCCACCGAAAGAAGTGTATCTGGTACGACTATAGGGACAGTCAATGGCACTACGACCTCGACAGGCTCTTTGAGCAGTTTCAAGGAGAAAAGGATTATGATACACTCGATACCGCGTTCATCACCCATCGTTTGTCAGAACTCCCTGCCGCAGCACGAACTCTGTTAGCTTGGGCTGCCCTTATTGGCAACTCATTCTCATTCGAACTCATATGTCGGTTGATGAGTGGTGAGTTCGACTACCACGACGACAGAGGGGCATGCTGTGCCAAGTTCACACACAAGTCATATTCTCAAGGGGAAGCCATCGCCGGCCTTCAAGCCGCCATTCAGGCATACATCATAGTACCCAGTGAGACCGATGATCGATTTAGGTTCGCCCACGATCGATATATTCATGCTTCAGCTGATCTGCAAGAGTGCAATTCACGGAAGATGCATTTTATCATCGTGCAGACGCTCCAAAAATACCACGGCAGCGAAATCAAACAATTGGACAACATAGCGTCGCACATCTGTGCCGCGGTCGATATCATCCAGAGAAAAATTTCCAATCGTCGACAATACCGCAACTTATTGACAAGCTGTGCCCAAGATGCTGCAGAGAGCGGCGCAAAGCCTACAGCCGCAAAGTATTACAAAACAGCTGTATCTCTGTTACAGGACGATCCATGGACGGAAGGCAGGGAAGATGTGTCTTACGACGAAACGATGCAACTATACTTAAGAACAGCCGAGTGTTATCTTTACATGGGTAACTACATGGCAGCAAATGATATCCTCAGCACTATCTTCGCCAATGGAAAATCACCATTCGATAAAGCACCGGCATATGTTTTGCAGTCAAGGATATGTGCACAAAGTGGTGATTCCGTTGCTGCTCTAGCTTCACTCAAAGATTGCCTGGTTGGGCTTCAGGTCACTGTCGATGATGAGCCGAGTTTCAAGAAGTGCGATGATAAGTTCGAACGATTATCAATTCAGATCCAGACAATGGGCCAGGAAAAACTCCTCAATTATGAACAGGCGGCGGATGCCAATGTTGCGTCTATAGGAGCTGTCCTGTCTGAAACAGTTAGTGCCGCTTGGTGGAGCGACAGCTTGCGCTTTTATCATCTCAGCCTCATGATGGTAGAAATGCACCTGGAAAGAGGCGCTTATCCGCAGTCTGGAATGGCATTCCTTTACCTCGCAATGATCGCGCTGTCTCGCTTTAACATGACACAGTTCGCAGTGGATCTGAGCAACACTTCCCAGGACCTTCTTTACCAATCTCGAGACCCTTTCTTCCTTGCTCGCGGATTGATGCTCTATTCCATGTGCGTTGGTCACGTTCATCTGACGATGCCCATGATCTGTGCCCAGATGGAGGATGCTGTGGAATATGCGTCAGTGGCTGGTGACAGACAATCGATCATAATGTCGTACGGCGTGTCTGCAATCTTCAAGTTTTTCGGCGGAGAGAATTGCGCAGACCTTGAAGGATTCTGCCAGTACGGTTGTGAGGAGATTCCCAATTGGTATTCTGACTCTCGAGGTGGTTCAGTCCTCATTGCCGTCAAGCAGCTCTGCAGGGCTCTGCAGGGCAAGACTCGCACTGCAAATGCACTCGAAGTCATGAACGATGAAACCCACAATGCGGAGAACTACAAGGACTGGCTGGCCAGTTGCAACAGCAAAAGCAACCGGTCTATCACTTTTTACGAGAGCTTCGAGATCATACCCTTATTCCTCTACGGGCATTATGAGCGTGCCGTAGAAATTGGAGGCCATGCCATCGATCAGCTCAGTATGCTCTGGTCTTCCTATAACAGTAGGGTGATACTATTGTTTTACGGGCTAGCTCGTGCCGGATACCTGCTGCAAAAAATCCAGCTCCCTTGCTCTCCAGATGAAACGTTTTCCTCGCAGGTCGAGGAGGTCATTAGGGAACTGCGACGCTATgccaagatgatggatgAGTGGTGCACCCTCTCAGACATCAACTACCTGAGCTGGATGAAGTTCCTGCAGGCGCAAATTGAGGAGCTGTCCGGCAATTATGGCAATGCCATCATGAACTACGAGTGTGCCCTGGACCATGCCACCGAGCATGATTCGATTTTTGATGAAGCCCTTGGCAATTACCTCATGGCTGGCATGTTCATCCGGCGAAGTGCACGTCGATCAGCTCGTGCAGCACTTCTTGAAGCGGTTGGGTTGTTCAGGCAGATGGGTGCCGTCGGTGTTTCGAAAGCCGTTGAGGAGGAACATAGCCTGCTACTGCATGGCCCTACAAGGAACCAACGAACCACCGATACGGGTGTTCAGACCGACTTCGTTGCTGACACAGCATCCGTTCAGTACCGGACTGTAGAGGCGGAGGACGGTGGAGATCTGACACGTATTCCATCTAATACCATGAACATGCCTGACCTTAACAAGGGCGAGCGCATAGGAGCATGGAGGGGTTCGATGAATATCCAGGCCGAGCCTGGAGTGGGATTGCCTGCTCTCGATATGATCGATCTGCATGCCATCCTTGTCTCTTCCCAGGTTATATCCTCCGTGCTGCAAGTAGACGAGCTTTTGAAAACTATGTGCGACGTCATTCTACAAACATGCGGTGGCTCGGCTACACTGGCTGCTATTGTCGTCCAAGAGAACGATATGGACACTTGGTGCGTAGCAGCTAGTGGTGATCCAGAGAGAGGTGCCTCAGCACATATACCAGGCATACCCCTATCTGGAACGTCGCTCATCGCTGAGAATGTCGTTCTCTATTCCACGCGTTTCCTCGAGTCGGTCTTTGTCCCTGACCTGGTATCTGATGAGAGATTCGGAAATGTCAACGATTCATGGCTTCAGAGGAATCCGGTTGGCAAGAGCATAATTGCCATTCCAATCTGCCATGGCAACAAACCACTACTGGGCGTGCTCTATCTTGAGGGCGAGCCGGGTGCTTTCACGGATCGCAATGTCACTGTCCTGCAACTACTTGTCAACCAAATTGGCATCAGTTACTCGAACGCGCTGGCGATGAAGAACGTGGAGAAGATTTCAGCAGAGAACCGCTCCATGGTCGCCGTACAGAAGCGAGCTCTAGCCAAGGCACTCGAGGCAGAGACGAAGGCCAAGAACGCAGAGGCGGAAGCCAAACGAAATGTCAAGCTTGCGGAGGAGGCGGCCAAGGCCAAATCCATTTTCTTGGCTAACGTCTCTCACGAACTTCGCACTCCCCTTAATGGTGTTATTGGCAACTCTGAGCTCCTCCGTGACAGTGACCTCAACAGAGATCAGCTTGAGATGGCCGACTCTATCCGAGTCTCGGCTGATCTGCTTCTGACCGTGATCAATGACATTCTGGACTTTTCCAAGATGGAAGCggacaagatgaagctgtACATCATTGCTTTCAACCCCGAAGATATGGTTCGTGAAGTCGTTCGGGCCGTCTCCTACAGCAACCGCGAAAAGACGTCCAAGAAGAACGTCAAGATTGTACAAAACATCAACCTACCGCCTATGTTGATATATGGCGACCCCATTCGTCTCCACCAGGTGCTAGGTAATCTTATTGGAAACAGTCTCAAGTTCACTGAAGATGGCTCGATAACTATTGGAGCTCGACTTGACAAGGAGACACAGGAGCATGCTACTCTTACCTTCTGGGTTCGGGACACTGGTATTGGTATTCCTCCTCAGCAACTGGCCAAACTGTTCCAGCCTTTCAGCCAGGCGGACGCCAGTACTGCAAGAAAGTATGGAGGAAGTGGTCTCGGTCTCAGCATCTGCAAATCTCTTATTGAAACAATGATGAAGGGTAAGATTCGGCTCGAGAGCGAAGAAAACGTGGGTACAACAGCTTGGTTCACCGTCACGTTCGAAAAGGCCAAGCCCGATGTTGCTGCAGGCGATGTGCAGACCAAAGCCACGTCCTCGACCGACCGCTATTTTGCAGCTGCTTCCCCCGTAGAGCGAGCCGAATCACCAAACCCTTACCTGGACTTATCCAAGGTGCCCAAGGACGAGATTCGCATCTGCGTTGCCGAAGACAACCCCATCAACCAGAAGATTGCCATTCAGTATGTGCAGAGGCTGGGGTACAAAGGTGTCGAGGCTTATGACAATGGACTTAAAGCTGTCGAAGGCCTTCGACAAAAAGCCAAGGAGGGAAGGCCGTATCATGTTGTCTTGATGGATGTCCAGATGCCGGTTCTTGACGGCTATGAGGCGACAAAGCTGATTAGGAAGGACTCTTTGGACGCAGTGCGCACAATCTTGGTTATTGCCATGACGGCTTCTGCAATTCAAGGAGATAGAGAGAAGTGCTTGGCTGCTGGCATGAATGACTATCTTGCCAAACCTGTCAGGTCGGAGATACTCAAGAGGAAGCTCGACGCGTACCTTTGTATCGAG CATGCACCGCCAAAGCCAGAACCCTCACCCCCAGTACCCCAAGGATCGACCCCCAGCCCGCACACGCTTGCCCGGGATCCCACTACCAAATCAAATTTGTCTTTTGTTCTTCCGTCTCCTGTAGTCAAGCCGAGCGTGGGAACAAGAGGGCCATCTAACGCATCTCCTGATCCCATGCAGGAAGAGGCTGTGTTTAATCAGCCTGTTGACCAGACTGCGCTGCAAGCACAGGAAAGCCCTGTGTACGGCAAAGAGCAACGAGAACCATCACCCTTAGCGATCCAGGACAGTGCGCCACCTTCGACAAGCACGGCTGCTCCTAGCCGTATGTCAAGCGACGATCGCTCTATAGACACTGCCTCCATCGCGGACAGTTCTACCTCTCAGTCCCAGAAACGATTCCCTCGAAAGCTCACTAAGCAACGTCGCAGTAGCGAGTCAAATAGCGAGCGACCGTTCCTAACCGGCTTCTCCAATGACAAATCCAGGAGTGTTCTCAAGAAGCCACAGCGACAGAGCACAACGAACCTTGTAGAAGAGGGCCAGAAGGCAGAGAATAGTTCTTTCACGTCTGGGAAGGATTCTAGCAAACGTAGCAGTTTGACATCCTCAGCTTCATCATTGAAGGATCGAATATTTCCCCACTAA
- a CDS encoding hypothetical protein (BUSCO:13824at5125) encodes MADTNVDVLVIGMGPTGLGAAKRLNHINGPSWLIVDSSDKAGGLASTDTTPEGFLYDVGGHVIFSHYKYFDDCIDEALPKDDDWYTHQRISYVRYKGLWVPYPFQNNISMLPKEDQVDCIEGIIDSALECRVANTKPKDFDEWIVRMMGEGVANIFMRPYNYKVWAVPTKKMQCQWLGERVAAPDAKLVTKNVILNKVAGNWGPNATFRFPARDGTGGIWIAVAETIPKEKKRFGKQGEVTKIDAEKKIAYFADGSTIAYNKLVNTMAVDHLAEKLGNQELMTLTKQLYYSTTHVIGVGIRGERPERIGDKCWLYFPEDNCPFYRATIFSNYSPYNQPQKDVKLPTLYLANGEKAASSEAKEGPYWSIMLEVSQSTMKPVDVENLLKDSIQGLINTEMIKPEDEIVSTYHRAFDHGYPTPTLEREGVLKQVLPKLESMDILSRGRFGSWRYEVGNQDHSFMLGVEAVDAIHSGAVELTLNYPDFVNSRQNTERRLTQNFVFSTPQTNGIPSHSKAQ; translated from the exons ATGGCCGATAC TAACGTTGATGTTCTCGTTATTGGCATGGGACCTACTGGTCTCGGTGCTGCCAAGCGTCTCAACCACATT AACGGTCCTTCATGGCTGATTGTCGACTCTTCTGACAAGGCTGGTGGTCTTGCCAGTACCGACACCACTCCCGAGGGTTTC CTCTACGACGTCGGTGGCCACGTTATCTTCTCCCACTACAAGTACTTCGACGACTGTATCGACGAGGCTCTCCCCAAGGATGATGACTGGTACACCCACCAGCGAATCTCCTACGTTCGCTACAAGGGCCTCTGGGTTCCTTATCCCTTCCAGAACAACATCTCCATGCTCCCCAAGGAAGACCAGGTCGACTGTATTGAGGGTATCATCGACTCTGCTCTCGAGTGCCGTGTCGCCAACACCAAGCCCAAGGACTTCGACGAGTGGATCGTGCGCATGATGGGTGAGGGCGTTGCCAACATCTTCATGCGACCTTACAACTACAAGGTCTGGGCTGTTCCCACTAAGAAG ATGCAATGCCAGTGGCTCGGTGAGCGTGTCGCCGCTCCTGACGCTAAGCTTGTCACCAAGAACGTTATCCTCAACAAGGTTGCTGGTAACTGGGGCCCCAACGCTACCTTCCGATTCCCCGCCCGTGATGGTACCGGTGGTATCTGGATTGCCGTCGCTGAGACCATCcccaaggagaagaagcgatTCGGCAAGCAGGGCGAGGTCACCAAGATCGatgccgagaagaagattgccTACTTCGCTGATGGCAGCACCATTGCCTACAACAAGCTCGTCAACACCATGGCTGTTGACCACCTCGCCGAGAAGCTCGGCAACCAGGAGCTCATGACCCTCACCAAGCAACTCTACTACTCTACCACTCACGTCATTGGTGTCGGTATTCGAGGTGAGCGCCCTGAGCGCATTGGTGACAAGTGCTGGTTGTACTTCCCCGAGGACAACTGCCCCTTCTACCGTGCCACAATCTTCTCCAACTACTCCCCTTACAACCAGCCTCAGAAGGACGTCAAGCTTCCTACTCTCTATCTTGCCAACGGTGAGAAGGCTGCCTCTTCCGAGGCCAAGGAGGGTCCTTACTGGTCCATCATGCTTGAGGTTTCTCAGTCTACCATGAAGCctgtcgatgttgagaacCTCCTCAAGGACAGCATCCAGGGTCTTATCAACACTGAGATGATCAAGCCCGAGGACGAGATCGTCTCCACCTACCACCGTGCTTTTGACCACGGTTACCCCACCCCCACTCTCGAGCGTGAGGGTGTCCTCAAGCAGGTCCTCCCCAAGCTCGAGTCCATGGACATCCTCTCTCGTGGCCGCTTCGGCAGCTGGCGATACGAGGTCGGTAACCAGGACCACTCCTTCATGCTCGGTGTTGAGGCTGTCGATGCTATCCACAGCGGTGCTGTCGAGCTGACCCTCAACTACCCCGACTTTGTCAACTCTCGCCAGAACACTGAGCGTCGTCTTACCCAAAACTTCGTTTTCAGCACTCCTCAGACCAACGGGATCCCCAGCCACTCCAAGGCTCAGTAA